The following nucleotide sequence is from Pungitius pungitius chromosome 6, fPunPun2.1, whole genome shotgun sequence.
GAGCTGGGGCCGGTCGGACGGTCTCGACGTGTGGGGGCTCTGCAGCCTCCCCCTGCGCTATCTCAGGAGACTCAAACTCAACTGGTTTCCACCAGCCGTCCTGGACACGGGGCAAGGCTTCAAACTGGTCCGCTCATAGAAATGACTGTTTCAAAAGTCCGAGTTACTGGGACCAGCTTCTGGTTTGTTTACCGCCACCCAGCTTCTGAGGTGTCGGTGTCAAATTTGAACTATTTCTGATTTTTAATTCTTTCCCAATGTTTCTATTGATGTGTGTTAATTAGCATCTAATGAAAAATTCCAATGTGAGGGATGAACGGGGGCAATTGTTGCATCATATTTACCGTTACATTGATTCCACCTTGACTTTGAGAACATTTGTGCCTTTTAATGTAAAATCACCAAAGAACCTTTTAGTTTTACCTTTAACAAAAGTTGACAGTGGTACAGTTTCAGAGGAAGATCTCAGGCATTAATCTTAAAGAATAGATTATTTTCTAGAGGCTTGTTACAGCTCTTGTATTTTGACCCTGAAAGGATTCCTGTTACAGCCAGCTGCACCACGCGTGTCCCACTCCAAGCGTTGAGTATATTCAATGCACTTTGTCGTCTTTTCTAAACAGCACACTGTGATGCTTTTAAGTTCTGCAATGATCAGCTGTTTCAGGAAGTCCAAAGAAACTTTTAAACTGTACTGACGATTGCACTATACACAGCTACGTATTTATGTCATAATTAAATCACACAAAGACTTTTCAGGTGAAAGAGGATTGAAATTATGCAATAAAGGAGAAGTGGGTCTTCGCTGCTAAAGTTGTTAATTTCACTATTACGTCTGGACAATGGTCAGAGTATAAAATAAATACCCACCTTTCATATTTTTAGACGTCACGGTAATGTGGTATTTTGAAAGTGTTGAAGGCATTGAATGGGAGTtaagtgtgaaatgttttttcagcCAAGAACCCGCTTTACAGCTGGAGGCGTTGtgtaatatataattatatattatattatatatatatattgaccttacatatatttttttataattttttacctatttaaaaaaaatcatcttttttgaccctacatattttgacttttttcacaatatttttttcccatgacatgactggaatgatcttagatggagcaacctacacgtccctgtcactaatgccaaatgccctaaatttctgtactttaaaccttatctgggttcaaccctcaagggacatggtggctcttcctaaatccttttttagttttgggtaactgacatttataaaaaatcataatgggatattgccccagagacggattggtgcatcttggaggatcaaccatgctattcatccttcctgcattggtaaaggcacaagtgagttgaatttgaatgtaacagagaattggagggtggatgcactaaaaagggtaaacaaatctacaccctgtgccagactgtcagtttaaggttgtccacaagatgccctgaagtagacaaacatgtgattgtcttgaaaaaggccctcagaggctgtaataagtttcatgtcagtgtgaccactgaatgagacacatctggccttctctcccgtcaaaaaggtggaaccctataggctacgtagcatggctaataagtgctaaagcaattaacatcaagtcAATTCATcaacattcaaaagattcttcatcattcctgacaatgccatcataactcaagtgaacgcgccttgtgtttctgcataacccccagggttcacttctctgaaacaaccagtggggacaatgcccccactactacctccgcggtagtgcgctcaagacttggcgggtgggatttgaacccactggcggtgcgcacagaggcttttggcaccctgcactcacccctacactaccagtcctggtcacattttggccactttgattctcctatttaaacttgagcatgtgagctaaacctcaaaactctttttaaatgctatttctacatctgggcttgaacccacaaccttcaagtgcagtgcagggggttatgtcagcagctcttccgctgcgctacttcaccacacactaacccaccctttgtttgttgtatttaaccttgagattgctactcaaacctgaagtaaagccaaaggctcaaacccaagactgggcttgaacccacaaacTTCAAATGCAGCGCAGGCTTATGGctgcagctcttccgctgtgctaattcaccacacactaaacacccctttgtttgttgtatttaaccttgagactgctactcaaacctgaagtaaagccaaaggctcaaacccaagactgggcttgaacccacaaccttcaaatgcagtgcaggcttgtggcaggaGCTCTTCCGCTgcgctaattcaccacacactaaccaaccctttgtttgttgtatttaaccttgagactgctactcaaacctcaaaactctttcaaagcagaagtgatgtctgcatgaaggggcatgaacccacaacctcagacagcaggttggagcctggagcccttcagttgttcccttgtgctattcaagcacatgcctcattgtgtccgtttctcatattagaccttgggattgtttactaaacctcaaaactgtttcaaagtttacagtttgaagacctgactgcaaccaaaccctccttctgagagagcaggtttgaactgtggatcctccacacttcagccttcctgctatccccctgcactgttccaccacacacctgttgatgcttttgaatccaacctcaattctcatagattctcaggctggaatccacaaccgttccaaaccgttataatagaattgcaggtcaagtaaagtcatataatgacatttctaataaagccctagttgatttcactacttttatgctgtgatccttatttcactttttgtgtgctgatgcccgcgtgtgaattgagaggatccatacagactcccctatggagctaaaccagtctgaaggtcctcctcagctgagtggagaataaatcccggaagaaataaacacgtttgacacacggcaccttgaggagagagaatcaaatctcaaatgtggatcaggaagttcagctttgattccactagagacaccagaactcacgatgattcagtgtcactgtttgtttaatttaaaattagggccgggactttagcgcgttaattacgattaattaattacaatgtgaattaagattaattaattacacaaaaaataacacattaaacatttttcaggctatttctacacttgtctgctggaattggttgaacaaaaataaaaatccatgtgaaaaaaattacttctcactgttctccggtcaaatatttatgcaattaaaatgcgatttaTTTCGatcaattaattacaaagcctctaattaattagattaacatttttaatcgggtcccggccctagttgaaaataaataaatccctttATCAGcttgaatataaatatttttaaactgaCATTTCTTTTGGGAACCACTGGTCTACTAATACTCCAAAGTGGAAAGGGTGGTTCTTCTCTTCCATGACCAGCCTGCTGCATCCATTGAATATTTGTTTGCATGGTTACAGAAAATGCATTGATGCGAAATGTGGGTTTTGGATCTTACCACTTCGCCttcatacaaacaaaaacaaatccaggtTTTCAGCTCATTTTATTGAAAACATTATAAAAGGATGCAGCATATGTCAGTTTTTTAGGATCTTTATGAAGTTCACATTGATGACCGCTGTCAAGGAGACGAGAACAGAACAGCTATCACTCCCATGTGGTTGCAGGTGAAGTTACTGAACCCTAAAACACTAACGGAAaaggtcccttttttttttttttaaatatacgaTGGGTTCATTACCGAGTTCCATCTCTTTGTGATTTCAGAGCTGATGTGCAAATTCCTGTCTTGGGTTGTTGTTAGGCATGGACAGTTACACAGTGGGAGCCTCAAGGAGCCTTCATCCAACGGGAGAGAACAGAGGACGCACAAAAGGGGAAGAGCTGCGACCGgtggagccacacacacacacacacacacacacacacacacacacacacacacacacacacacacacacacacacacacacacacacacacacacacacacacacacacacacacacacacacacacacacacacacacacacacacacacacacacacacacacacacacacacacacacaatgttgtcTGCCTGGTTCACAGATGTCATCTACTCGGTCTTCAGGGCGCTGGGACACAGACTAAAGAAagctccttggggggggggggggttcaagggACACAGAACATCCAACCGGAATGGAACGAGCAGAGCTCAGAACATCTTCAACTGAAACTCGCTAATCAGCGCTGCATCTATGGATTATTTTCTACACTCATCTAGAATATAAAagctcagaaaaaaagaaaattgaccTCACAATTTAAAAGTTGTCACGTCAAAGCTGGTTGAGTGGAGACGGACACTCAAACAGCTTTGTAAGCAAAGACCACCGAGGTGAGTCAACGGGTCGACTCCCCCAATTTGGAACATACGTTTTctaatcattcattttatttggagtaaaaagaaaagttgtgcTTTCCCGAGATGATGCACTGGCCTGCGGGTTAGAGGTTAGACTTCAGCGGGTCGTAGTGTGGGCGTGTTGCACAATAAGgctccctccgcccccccttctGATGACGcggctgctttttatttttgcttcagCGGAACACTGCAGAGCATGacacttttaaataaaattcatgaattaaataataaaaaatgaaaagaagcatATGGCATTAACAATATTAAATTCACTGTGTGGTGTGATTTAATCATCTGAGCCCAGACGCGGGGGTTTATTCCTGGGACACTGCTGCGCCCCCATCAGGGTGGAGCACATTTGTTCTAGAAGTGTGATTGTCACAAACGTGTTCATTAGCATTTCACAAAAAGGAAATAGGAGTACAATTTAGTGTTTATAAATCGATTTACCCGAAATAAATCACAATACAATAAGAAAACATTGACCCAAGACCCCGTTGGTCGAGTGTGAACAGCAGTTAAAGAACTAGAATAAAGGTACATCTGTACttgatttgttttaaaacaaagacGTTCTTTATAGGAACAAAGCTGGAGAGGAAGGCTTTGGacagtttttttcctttccgAGTTGGACCGAGCGAGGGTCAAAGCCACAGAAACACGCCGATACGACGTCACAGAACCAAGCTTATTTACACGCTTATTCTGACGCaactaagaaaataaaaacctgctGTTTATTATCGGTCAAAAGTCGATCGACTTCCCTGCTCACCTGGATCGCCCCTTGAGCTTCTTTCCTTCGCACGCAACACTTTTTTGCTCCAAAAATGATGTTTTAATAGCACATAAACCCATGTGTGATTCCTCGAATGCTCCTACAAATCAGAATGAGGTCAATTCCCGTAGTAAGACAAAAACCAGACAATCCGTTGAATGACTACATCACGtgggcaagaaaaaaaaatacacatgtgTCCATCTGTTGGGCTCTACTTCGTCCTTTTTGTCACCAATCTCCTTCAGtcgcgcccccgcccccccccccccctcccctcctcccaccaacaCCCCTCAGGACTTCCTCATCCGCACCGTCTCGGAGCTGCCGTTCAGTTTGCTCCGCCCGGATGGGGTGGACGTGCTGCCGTTGCCCAGAGGGCGGTCCCGGTCCGCTGGGACTTCCTGGCTGCGTTGGCGCGTCTCTTTGTAACGGAGCGTGATGTCACTGCGAGAAGATTGGAGAAAGATTTTATTCATCTGAAAATCAGCTCGAGGAAAAGCTCCTTTTTGATGAGATCCAGTTTCtcctcattgaaaaaaaaaacgtcacaaaAATAGTGAGAAATGTAAATGATCTGAAGGAAGTGGTCTTCGGTGCGTCTCATTTGCTGAAATAACGCATGGCATGGCATGCTACAGCGCCCAACGCCCCGGTTGTCATGCCGACTCTGTGTGAGGTGTGCAAACACTTCACGCTCCTGCAGCGTCAACACAAGCCGACTGTCCTCTGCACTACACACTTAATGACTGCAACATTAAAAtggatacaaaataaaaaggacgACCAAATTCACCTGCTCTCTCCTGAACCTACAGCAGCAGACCTGAACATTACGGCTAAGCGTGAGCAGGAAATACCACTGAATCAAATCTTATGCAAATATAACCATTAATGGAATTCAATTGATAGTGTgattaaactatttattttgcaATTCAGCAGACCGAGAATCAATGGCCATTTAATAGAgacaaatgattaaatgaaatgCCTTCACCTGAATCGAATGAGCAGAGTTTAATCATTACAGCAGCTTTGTACCTCCATTCTGTCGGCATAGTAACCCATCCCACCTCTCACCGGATGAAGAAGCGCCACAGGGTCCAGGTGACGATGAGGAAGATTCCCAGGAACCAGCACTGCGTGACCACAAAGGGGATGGGCAGCATGATGGTGTTGGGGTCGTACTTGACCACGATGAGGAACTCCGTCACTGTGATCGCCGCCACCAGCCACGCCTGCTGGCCCAGCTTCTTGTGGAACTTcctggtataaaaaaaaagaaaaagagcaaaaaagagGTTGTTATAGTAAAGTGAAGATAAGAACGCACTATACACATTATATAAGTAGTGCTCCAGAtgtatcatacaaataaaaatgaaatagctCCTCAGAACCCATCAGAAATGACGAAGCTGATTGGATCCAACACTTAATGTAGAGCTGACTGGTAACATTTGTGCACCAGAGGAAATGGCAGCGAGCTCCCGAGAGCCGGCATTGAAGACGCCGTGTGGTGGAAACCTTTTATTCTGTTACAGCCAGCTTCACCTAGCTGCTACTCACGGGTCGTCCATGAAGTCGTAGATTTCCCTCATGGCGACGCCTCCTACGTTGACGAAGAAGACCAGTCGCAGCAGCACCAGGCAGTGCTCAGGAGGCATCCACAGCACGAACTTCAAGTAGAAGGTGTTCAGCTCCGCCAGGAGGAACTGGGAACGGACGAGATGGGAGGATGTTTGCACCGACTTAGGAGCAGTGAGAACAGAGTGAACTGAAGACGTTAGAAGTGGTCGTCTCTTATGGCGGGCACCATTTGTTTCATCTCGAGAAAACAAAGTGATGACTTAAAAACCAGGTTGTATTGCTCATAAAAGCACCTATCAGTACTTTTATTCCACTGTAATGTAATCTTATTCTTAGTTaccatttaaaaagaattgCCTGCTCTTTTGGTGGTGATGTTTCTTACCATGAAGATGATGCCCAACACAGCAAGCCAGCGACGAAGGTTCGACGCAGGCTTCCACTCAAACTTCACCCAGCTGTACGGAGTGAACTGGAATGCGATTCTCTTAATCTTCCCCCTGGGAGACGCCACAGAGGAGATGTGGTTAGAGACAGAGCAACGTACGTCTCCAACGCGGCAACGTCGATACTTGTACTGCAAGTAAAAAAGGTGGAATACAGATCCACAATTCGATCATCTATCATTTCAAAAGTCGACAAAGAAGTCCGTCACGTGCAGTTAAAGAAATTCAATCCGGCACATTGCTCAGATGTTGTGGTTTCAGTCCTATGAGAGCAGGCCGATCAGAGAACACACAGAACCAACGCCAGCTGTTTCCCGTGTGTTCGGTGCGGCGCGTGCAAAGTCGTACTTGTATGTCGGAATGTTCCACAGGCCCTGCCACTGGTAGGGCTTCATGGACAGCCAAGCCAGGGCCTTCATGCCACAGTAGATCCCCAGGCCGTTGCACAGCAACACGTCCATGATCCACTACGGGGAGACGACAACCACTTTAATTGCTGTGATAAATCTGAGGAcactaaagaaaaaaatcaacgcTTCCTCGACGTCTCATCGAAGACACTTCAGCAGCTCAGGAGGAGAGCCAGAGACGTTTGTACGTACGTGGTCCCACCAGCACTCTGAGAAGTTGGGTAACTGGTGCTCCAGGCTGTATTCCAGGAACTCGAACATCACACTGATTATCATGCACATCCACCAATCGCGTATCATCAGAGTCTGAGGAGCAAAGAGGGGGAGGCGGTGAATGGTGTGGAGCGGGAGGTCAACCAGATGCCGTACAGAGAAGGAACCTTTTCCAGCCAAAGAATTACACATGcataatgtggggggggggggggggggggggtagtgactTTTATGATAATCTCTTGCTGTGCAATATATTGAAATGTGTCTAATCTGTAATTGATCTGTAATCAACAGTTGATTCCCGAGCTGACGAGATCGATAAGCTGAGTCTCTTTCATGTGACGTGCTCATGAAGATTGGCCTGGACCATTTTAACTTGTGCAATCTTTGATACATTATATTGGTTATATTGGACATTCACAGTGCAGATCAGTGTGCACTGGTGTGTTGAGCCTTCTCCATTCATACCTTGATGTACCATCCCAGGAAGTGAGCTGGAACAAAGCCATCCATCTTGTCCTGTGGAGACAAAACAACATGGTGGTTTATGAAAGGTCCACTTTTTGACCATGTCGGTCCTTACAATATCACAAGTTTTTACACTCGAcaccttttctcctctccaAGTCAGTTCAGGTTGTTGTTACGGCCTTTCCACTACAagtctaaatgttttttattttcatatttgggTGGAGTGTGGTTCTACTGACGGGATTTAATCTGCACCAGACACATGCTTCTGAAAcaagcctgcacacacacacacaaactgccagTTAGTGTGGCTGTGTGTACGTGTCTTCTTCATCAGGAGGACCTGCCCACTCAGAGCCTTCTTACCCAGATGTTGTGGAAGGGGTCGGTGGTGTTGCCCGGGTCGTACATGAGGCAGTTTCCCCCATAGTCGCGCTCCGGAAGGGGAACCCCAAGCTTGGGGTCGATGTACTTCATGAACTGTCGGCCATCATGCACCGTCTGGTTAACGGGAAAGGAGAGAAACCATCAGCGGTGCTTATGGTCTCTGAGAAGGAGCTCTTGTGGAGACACATTGAGCCTGAAAGGCAGATGTTGATATTTCAATCATGGATTGCTAGAGAAAACGGACATATTAAGAAGGTGGAAACAACTGCTGTAATATAATCAAAATGTCTGTAGTAACAGAACAATAAAACCCTGTACATGTGCAGCAAAACAATTCACAGGATATCCTATTTACAACGTTGGCTTTTTCAAGTGTTTATTTTATGCTTTTGTAAATTATACATCCTTGAGGCATATTAGATTTTTTCTGATGGATTCATTAAGCTACACTTAATTTTTCTCTCATGAGTAAAGAAAGTAGATGGCTTAAGTATTTCAGCTCGTTTTACTGACCAAGATAAAGTTTAAGGTATAAATGGATTGCTACTTTACATGGCCTGGCTGAGTGACCTTTCTATTCAACTTAAGAAGTGTTTCAGCCGATGGAAGTATCAGTGTAATCATCACACCCACCtggaagaggatgaagatgaggaacaGCTCATACACTACAGTGACACAGAGCCAGAACCTCCAAtaagctggagagagagagagagagagagagaaaaaagaaaaaaaacattccggctcgttaatattttatttaactatTTACATCATCTCAGATCGGCCCAGGATGCTGCAACAGTGGCCTTGCAAAACAGATAGCAGTGATAACAGAAGGGGAGGCCAATAGCGCGTGAGAGATGCAGCCAATGGCAGAGCGCCTCCATCCAGTGAATCAGACCATCTGGGAATGAATAGGACTTTTTATTCAGGAAGGGGGGCGTTTAAAGATTAGAGTTAACTATTCAAATAGAACAGACCTTGTGGACGGTTTGGTGACTTATTAGTGAAGAATTTCCCATTACATGAATTATAGTAGCAATGCAGCAGCTTTCAACAATTGAGTGGAACAGTCAGAGGGATTGCAACAGATAATCTGGCATCCATTAAAGTTCACATTCATCAGTGCGTTTGTAAAAATAGCAGCGTGAAAGGTCTATTATTGGATGTGTTAAAAGCATAAAGCCGCCACAGCAGTAGAGTGCAATACGTGAGCCACAGAGGGATTACATCTGTGGTCACTTCTAGTGAATCTTTGCGTATAACCTCGATTTGAATGTATCACAACCAGCCGGTGGTTTCCCTCACGAGATGCAGGTTGTAAATCCTGAAGGCCCTTTGGCTACTTTCCCCATAGAGCAAACATGTGGAGTTGCAACACGACTACAGCGAGCTGAACAACAACCAAACCCACTTGGCCAGCTCAACGGGTCAGGCAGTGTGACGCAATCAGttaatttacacaaacacaaaacaaacacaaacgttTCTTTCCCCGTAAACACGAGGCGAGGGTGAGAAGGCACAAGAGACGCAACAACGGCAGCGCAGAGCAACGGCCGGCAACTTCGTGTCGACCGTGATtccatctgacccccccccccccaccctgttgtcttctttccttccttccttccttccttccttctttccataCTTGCCCTCTGAGTCAGTGGGAACATGTTGTGTGATACAGGAGATGCATTTTCTGCATGGCTGACCTGGTTAAAAACCTAAATAGCAAACAACTTTTATGAACTGGCCTTTTATAAATAGGATCAACGCATCCAACTTTATAGAATGTGGCTAATTAAAGAAACTGTCACATGTAGGGGGTTCAATTGGACAATATGGAACACAATATCATTATAGTCTAATCACTTGAAAATAATAGCTGTGGTTTTATTTACCACAGAATGATGCGTTTTTATCCACATACAGCGCGGGTCCACACCATGTATGGCATGTTTCTACGGTAACCTAGAATGGACAAACCAGAAAGCTGCAGACTCAATGACTGCTTACTATCCCTCATCTGTCTTTTGAGGGATAGTTTTTCCAATACGGCCAAAAGCCAGTAAACGGGTCATCAATAGCGATGAAGATTTGCCTTGTTGTCCGAGGGATCTTGGAGATAATCTCTGCCAGGAAAAAACCCACCACCTCCTGTCAGTCATTCAGATGTCTCCTTCATTGTGACGTTTACATTTAGCTAGCCATTGTGCATATTGATTCCCTTCACTTAGTGGATCTTCATGTTACATCAGAAGCCAACATGGGATTCTATAATGTTGCTATTGATTGACTTAGTGGGAATGGCTCTCTTGTACTCATCATAGGAACAAAGTAACAAATAATGCAGCATTAAAAAGCCAGCATGCTTTACAATAATGTAAAGTTCCCATCAGTAAATGTAGAGGAGGATTATATTTTCAATCAGGTGTTTTTAAAGGCATATCATAAAAAGACCTAGTACAATTCAAATAATGTGAACCTGCGTTGCAGAAGATGTGTGATCATATTCTGTAGGtttaaaaaaggtgaaaaagcaGCATTGCTTTGAGCGAGATGCATGGAACGGGAAGATGAAACTGAACAGAGGCTTTGGACAGAGCCATTAGTACCTGGGTGTGGTCTGGTAAATGGTCCATCTTTGGCTTGTGTCACTCCAAAACAGAGAAACACCAGGATGCTTGCCACAATCCCCCTAGAAgcgcacaaaacaaaaagacagacaAAACACAAGTTGCTGTAATGAACTACCATATaattagacaaaaatgcataaTTTGATCAAAATCTGAAACTCTCAATACTATAAAAGTGGAAAGATACGTTGTACTGGATTAAAACGTTTATTTTAATAGAATTTAAAGTGTATACTTCCAACATACTTAACAACCAGTTCTACAGGATCTGCTGGACAGATGTTTTGGCCCAAAGGTGCTCTTCATACACAAAGAACAAGCCATTTTTGTCCATAAAATGAAAACGATTCAAAGCTATTAGGAAAAGATCTGTGATGTCAGATGGTCACGAGTTGATTTGGTGTCTCGGCAGCAGACCATGGATTATTGTGTCCACTAAGAGATTAGCCAATCAGAACCTGCCGCCGTCGGGTTGAGTTGCTTTTAATCGCTGCTGTGAACCAGCACATCAGGCAACGATGCTTCTCTGAACCCACGAATGCACACGGAAGGCTCAGCAGCCCAACACACTGGGAGATTTCagcttaagtgtgtgtgtgtgtgtgtgtgtgtgcaggtgggaAAGTGAGTTCATGTGATCACAATCATGTGTCAAAATGAGTGTGTCCAACATTGTGTACATGACTGAGATTTGGACTGCATCTGTGGGCATCTTTCTGCTGGGCTCAAAAGGGTCTTTATCCCGATGAGGCTGACTGCAGCAAATCCAGTTAAGATCAGGTTCCACAATCTCAAACACAACTGATcagtcaaaaacacacacgtcatTGATGCAGCTTGCTTgggcgggcacacacacacacacacacaccctctaaaGGCAAATAATATCTTTACAAATTGAACGCAGATCGTTAAGGAACTAGTTATCCACACTTTCAGTTCACATGAGCCAGTAAACAAAGCGGGCCTTTCTTTAAAGGTCTCGCCACGGTCCTGAGAGGGAGATGAAGCGTGAATCAGACGTATCAGATGTCAACTCGCAACCAAACAGAGGAAGCCCAGTCAGAACGAGGGAGCAAATGCAGCACACCTCTGAAATCAAGTAACAATTTCTGACCAAAATGGATTAATTCCAATGAAGTGCATTAATCAGAGGATTTCCttgtgcttttaaaatgtccacAATGAGTCTCCAGTTGATTGCTTACCGACTCGAGGGACTAAAGAGAACCATCACACTTTCCAAAACCCTGCTCTGAAGAATTAAAGGAAAAGCCACTCAAGCTTTCCTCGAGACATCATTTATGCAAAACACTGAAACAAGCAATAAGCCGAAGCAGCGACTTCACAACTTTGTGGTGATATTGGTCACATGACACAAATACCACGCACAGGATAAACTCGTTTGGTGACACTCTTGCCGTTTTTGACATAGTGAAGCGAGCGAGACACTTCAATATGCATCATTTTAGTACGATACAACACTGTCACTGGAACCTGAATCACACCTCAGGTCTTCTGCATTTGTCCCAAGTCTCTATGCTCAGTGAGTTTAACTTAGTTCTGAGTTACTTCTTTTGTCTGCGGGGA
It contains:
- the ptdss2 gene encoding phosphatidylserine synthase 2 — translated: MTKPESKRSAAVNVAGKCATSVSGGNASLEPGCPSQSALLKANVMRQTSRESTHRRNTECEVYDDGTNTFFWRAHTVTVLFILTCALVYVTLLEETPQDTAYNTKRGIVASILVFLCFGVTQAKDGPFTRPHPAYWRFWLCVTVVYELFLIFILFQTVHDGRQFMKYIDPKLGVPLPERDYGGNCLMYDPGNTTDPFHNIWDKMDGFVPAHFLGWYIKTLMIRDWWMCMIISVMFEFLEYSLEHQLPNFSECWWDHWIMDVLLCNGLGIYCGMKALAWLSMKPYQWQGLWNIPTYKGKIKRIAFQFTPYSWVKFEWKPASNLRRWLAVLGIIFMFLLAELNTFYLKFVLWMPPEHCLVLLRLVFFVNVGGVAMREIYDFMDDPKFHKKLGQQAWLVAAITVTEFLIVVKYDPNTIMLPIPFVVTQCWFLGIFLIVTWTLWRFFIRDITLRYKETRQRSQEVPADRDRPLGNGSTSTPSGRSKLNGSSETVRMRKS